A window of Sutcliffiella cohnii contains these coding sequences:
- a CDS encoding aldehyde dehydrogenase family protein, with the protein MSTVKDEKFAPLAVKRDSYQLIIGGQRVDSSTGETFTTYNPATGEPIATIAKASKEDAEKAVLAARAAFDKGKWKLFPINKRSRTLNKIAAIMRSRFNEIVELEILDTGKSLTAAQGQVMQAIEDFEFYAGAIVGHRGSVNNVPGQFQNVSEKEPVGVCAQIIPWNYPLMMAAWKVAPAIAAGCSVIVKPATLTPLTAILLGEICIEAGVPEGVVNVIPGSGSEVGNYLVEHEKVDKVAFTGSTPIGKDIMAKASQTLKRVTLELGGKSPNIVFEDADIDAAVDGSLFGIFYNSGQSCEARSRLYVHESIYDTFMEKFEEKAKRLNLGDPFSKETHVGAIINKGQLDVIDSYVQSAKEDGATILVGGKPAVVEGYENGFWYEPTIITNVNHNMKAVKEEIFGPVVVVMPFSDEKEAIKLANDSEYGLGSAVWTKDYARATRVSKQIQAGIVMVNCPFSAFPGTPFGGYKQSGFGRELCIETLDLYTETKSILSYFGSRPLNPFGL; encoded by the coding sequence ATGTCAACAGTAAAAGATGAAAAATTCGCACCATTAGCTGTCAAACGTGATTCGTATCAATTAATTATCGGTGGTCAACGTGTAGACAGTTCAACCGGTGAAACGTTCACTACATACAATCCGGCTACAGGTGAGCCTATTGCAACAATAGCAAAAGCATCAAAAGAAGATGCTGAAAAAGCAGTACTAGCTGCGCGAGCGGCATTTGATAAAGGGAAATGGAAGTTATTTCCTATTAATAAACGATCAAGAACATTAAATAAAATTGCAGCGATTATGAGATCTCGTTTTAATGAAATAGTAGAATTAGAGATATTAGATACGGGAAAATCTTTAACAGCCGCACAAGGGCAAGTTATGCAAGCTATTGAAGACTTTGAATTTTATGCAGGAGCAATTGTTGGTCATCGTGGATCTGTAAATAATGTTCCAGGTCAATTCCAAAATGTATCTGAAAAAGAGCCAGTAGGAGTATGTGCACAAATTATTCCTTGGAATTACCCATTAATGATGGCGGCTTGGAAGGTTGCACCTGCTATTGCTGCTGGGTGTTCGGTAATTGTTAAACCAGCTACTTTAACTCCACTTACAGCTATTCTTTTAGGAGAAATTTGTATAGAAGCAGGCGTACCAGAAGGTGTTGTTAACGTAATACCAGGTTCTGGTTCAGAAGTAGGTAACTATTTAGTAGAACATGAAAAAGTGGATAAAGTTGCATTCACAGGTTCCACTCCAATTGGAAAAGATATTATGGCAAAAGCCTCTCAAACGTTAAAACGTGTAACACTCGAACTGGGTGGAAAATCTCCAAATATCGTATTTGAAGATGCAGATATTGACGCTGCAGTAGACGGCTCACTTTTTGGTATTTTCTATAACTCAGGACAGTCCTGTGAGGCTCGTTCAAGACTGTATGTTCATGAGAGCATTTATGACACATTCATGGAAAAATTTGAAGAAAAAGCAAAAAGACTAAATTTAGGGGATCCTTTTTCAAAAGAAACACATGTAGGGGCAATTATTAATAAAGGGCAATTAGACGTAATAGATAGCTATGTACAATCCGCTAAAGAAGATGGAGCTACTATTCTAGTAGGCGGAAAGCCGGCAGTTGTGGAAGGCTATGAAAATGGATTTTGGTACGAACCTACCATTATTACAAATGTGAATCATAATATGAAAGCTGTAAAAGAGGAAATCTTTGGACCGGTAGTAGTAGTAATGCCATTTTCCGATGAAAAGGAAGCAATTAAACTTGCAAACGATAGTGAATATGGTCTCGGTTCAGCAGTATGGACGAAGGATTACGCGCGTGCAACCCGTGTATCAAAGCAAATTCAAGCTGGAATTGTAATGGTAAACTGCCCATTCTCTGCATTCCCTGGAACTCCGTTTGGAGGCTATAAACAATCTGGGTTTGGTCGTGAATTATGTATTGAAACACTAGACTTATATACCGAAACGAAGAGTATTCTATCTTATTTTGGAAGTCGTCCATTAAACCCATTTGGGCTATAA
- a CDS encoding 3-hydroxyacyl-CoA dehydrogenase yields MINNIVVVGSGVMGRGIAYVAAVGGFHTTLVDIKEEQLRNAKHEIEAIFTKSVERGKISQEIRKDSSNRLNYSIEMELVIKEADLIIEAVPEKIEIKKNVFETFDKKAPPSCIFATNTSTMSPTEIGSFTSRPDKVIAMHFFNPVHKMKLVEIVRGLETSESTAEEIRNVAEKMGKETVVVNEFPGFVTSRISALVGNEAFYMLQEGVGTPEEIDKAIKLGLNYPMGPFELGDLVGLDVRLNNLKYLHEKLGEKYRPAPLLEKYVKAGRLGRKSGKGVYDYTNRD; encoded by the coding sequence ATGATAAATAATATAGTCGTTGTGGGCTCTGGTGTTATGGGCCGTGGAATTGCATATGTAGCTGCCGTTGGTGGGTTTCATACCACTTTAGTTGATATAAAAGAAGAACAATTGCGTAACGCAAAACACGAAATAGAAGCTATTTTTACAAAATCGGTTGAAAGGGGAAAAATATCGCAAGAAATACGAAAGGATAGTTCAAATAGGTTAAACTATTCAATTGAAATGGAGCTTGTTATAAAAGAAGCAGATCTTATAATTGAGGCCGTACCTGAAAAGATAGAAATTAAAAAGAATGTATTTGAAACTTTTGACAAAAAGGCTCCACCGTCATGTATATTTGCAACTAACACTTCTACTATGAGCCCTACAGAGATCGGTAGCTTTACGAGCCGCCCCGATAAAGTAATAGCTATGCATTTCTTTAACCCAGTACATAAAATGAAACTCGTAGAAATTGTTCGTGGTTTAGAAACATCTGAAAGTACTGCTGAAGAAATAAGAAATGTTGCAGAAAAAATGGGGAAAGAGACAGTAGTTGTAAATGAGTTCCCTGGATTTGTAACAAGTCGAATTAGTGCACTTGTTGGCAATGAAGCATTTTATATGTTGCAAGAAGGGGTAGGGACACCAGAAGAAATAGATAAAGCTATTAAACTTGGACTAAATTATCCAATGGGTCCATTTGAGCTTGGTGATCTTGTAGGTCTTGACGTTCGATTAAATAATTTAAAATATTTACATGAAAAATTAGGTGAAAAATACAGACCTGCTCCATTATTAGAGAAATATGTTAAAGCAGGCAGACTTGGAAGAAAGTCCGGCAAAGGTGTTTACGACTATACAAATCGAGACTAG
- a CDS encoding thiolase family protein, with translation MNEVVIVDAVRTPIGRYKGLLKNVRPDDLGAVVIKALLNRNKMVRETEIEEVVFGNANQAGEDNRNVARMSALLAGLPVEVAGTTINRLCGSGLDAVNYAARAIMVGEGDIFIAGGTESMTRAPFVMAKPEADYPRGNMEMFDTTIGWRFTNKRLEELYGTDSMPQTAENVAQKYNISREDQDHFAYSSQQKAKKAIEEGKFNEEIVPVTYLDRKGNEVTIMEDEHPRPDTSEEKLSKLRPIFPNGTVTAGNASGVNDGASALLLMSAEKAKELGIKPLVKYVTSATAGLEPSIMGIGPVFATRKALKRANLSIEDIGLIELNEAFASQSIECMKQLEVNETIVNVNGGAIAFGHPLGASGARILTTLIHEMKKRKVEYGLATMCVGVGQGITTIVQSAD, from the coding sequence ATGAACGAAGTAGTAATAGTTGATGCAGTAAGAACACCAATTGGTAGATATAAAGGGTTATTAAAAAACGTACGTCCTGATGATTTAGGGGCAGTAGTCATAAAAGCTCTTTTGAATAGAAACAAAATGGTACGTGAAACTGAAATAGAAGAGGTAGTATTCGGTAATGCAAATCAAGCTGGAGAAGATAATCGAAACGTCGCAAGGATGTCTGCACTTCTAGCTGGATTACCTGTAGAAGTTGCAGGTACTACTATAAATCGTCTATGTGGTTCTGGCCTTGACGCCGTTAACTATGCTGCCCGTGCCATTATGGTAGGGGAGGGCGATATATTTATCGCCGGCGGCACTGAAAGTATGACTAGAGCCCCTTTCGTTATGGCAAAGCCTGAGGCTGATTATCCGAGAGGTAATATGGAGATGTTCGACACGACGATTGGCTGGCGTTTCACAAATAAACGATTAGAAGAATTATACGGTACCGATTCAATGCCACAAACAGCGGAAAATGTAGCACAAAAATATAACATTTCAAGAGAAGATCAAGACCATTTCGCTTATAGTAGTCAACAAAAGGCTAAAAAAGCAATAGAAGAAGGAAAGTTCAATGAAGAAATAGTTCCCGTAACGTATTTGGATAGAAAAGGAAATGAAGTAACGATAATGGAGGACGAACATCCTCGACCAGATACGTCTGAAGAAAAGCTGTCTAAGTTACGACCAATCTTCCCAAATGGTACTGTTACTGCTGGCAATGCTTCTGGTGTGAATGATGGAGCTTCAGCTTTGCTACTAATGAGTGCAGAAAAAGCGAAAGAACTCGGAATTAAGCCATTAGTAAAATATGTTACATCTGCAACCGCTGGATTAGAACCTTCTATTATGGGGATTGGACCAGTTTTTGCTACAAGAAAAGCATTAAAACGTGCTAACTTGAGCATAGAAGATATTGGTTTAATAGAATTAAATGAAGCGTTTGCCTCTCAATCTATTGAATGTATGAAACAGCTAGAAGTAAATGAGACGATTGTAAATGTAAATGGAGGGGCAATAGCATTCGGCCATCCGTTAGGAGCAAGTGGCGCACGAATATTAACAACATTAATACACGAAATGAAAAAAAGAAAGGTGGAGTATGGCCTTGCTACGATGTGTGTTGGTGTAGGTCAAGGAATTACCACAATCGTACAAAGTGCAGATTAA
- the paaX gene encoding phenylacetic acid degradation operon negative regulatory protein PaaX, translating into MNTRSMIFTLYGDYIRHYGNRIWVGSLIRLLNEFGHNDQAVRAAISRMNKQGWVQAEKKGNKSFYFLTERGVKRIDEAAKRIFKLKTEQWDGKWRILMYTIPEEIRNVRDELRKELVWSGFGSISNSCWISPNPLEKQVYDLIEKYSIEEYVDFFVAEYNGPNENSRLIEKSWDLGEINERYQLFIQEYSQKYIIDRNKIQKGLMSDAECFVERTKLVHEYRKFLFVDPGLPDELLPEKWLGSHAASLFSEYYKELAEPASRFFEEVFQEGNEISYKDKEYDVMDHPYIID; encoded by the coding sequence ATGAATACGAGATCAATGATTTTTACGCTTTACGGTGACTATATTCGTCATTACGGTAACAGAATATGGGTTGGTAGTTTAATTCGTTTATTAAATGAGTTCGGCCATAATGACCAAGCTGTTCGTGCTGCTATTTCTCGAATGAATAAACAAGGTTGGGTTCAAGCTGAAAAAAAAGGAAATAAAAGTTTTTATTTTTTAACAGAACGCGGTGTAAAAAGAATAGATGAGGCAGCAAAGCGTATTTTCAAATTAAAAACAGAACAGTGGGACGGTAAGTGGCGGATACTAATGTATACGATTCCAGAAGAAATACGTAACGTTCGTGATGAGTTAAGAAAAGAGCTTGTATGGAGTGGATTTGGATCAATTTCCAACAGTTGTTGGATATCGCCAAATCCGTTAGAAAAACAAGTATATGACTTAATTGAAAAATATTCTATCGAAGAGTATGTCGATTTTTTTGTCGCAGAATATAATGGACCAAACGAAAATAGCAGGTTAATAGAAAAAAGCTGGGACCTCGGGGAAATAAACGAAAGATATCAATTGTTTATTCAGGAGTATAGTCAAAAATACATTATTGATCGTAATAAAATTCAAAAGGGTTTAATGTCAGACGCGGAATGTTTTGTAGAAAGAACAAAACTTGTTCATGAATATAGAAAGTTTTTGTTCGTGGACCCTGGCTTACCAGATGAGCTTCTTCCAGAAAAATGGCTTGGCTCACACGCTGCTTCTTTATTTAGTGAGTACTATAAAGAATTGGCAGAACCAGCTTCCCGCTTTTTTGAAGAAGTTTTCCAAGAGGGAAATGAAATAAGCTATAAAGACAAAGAATACGATGTTATGGACCATCCGTACATAATAGATTAA
- the tnpA gene encoding IS200/IS605 family transposase, protein MSKDTNSLAHTTWNCKYHIVFAPKYRRQVIYGKIKKDIGEILRTLCERKGVEIIEATACKDHVHMLVSIPPKISVSSFVGYLKGKSSLMIFDRHANLKYRYGNRKFWCTGYYVDTVGRNKKVIEEYIGNQIQDDIVAEQISMMEYIDPFTGEEVKKKKKR, encoded by the coding sequence ATGTCAAAAGACACTAATAGTTTAGCACACACAACTTGGAATTGTAAGTATCACATTGTATTTGCACCAAAATATAGAAGACAAGTTATTTATGGAAAAATCAAAAAGGATATTGGAGAAATACTACGAACTTTATGTGAAAGAAAAGGTGTAGAAATTATAGAAGCAACGGCGTGTAAAGATCACGTACATATGTTAGTTAGTATACCACCAAAAATAAGTGTATCTTCATTTGTAGGCTATTTAAAAGGGAAGAGTAGCTTAATGATATTTGATCGTCATGCAAACTTAAAATATCGCTATGGGAATCGAAAGTTTTGGTGTACCGGATACTATGTGGATACCGTTGGAAGAAACAAAAAGGTAATAGAAGAATATATTGGCAATCAAATACAAGATGATATAGTCGCAGAACAAATAAGTATGATGGAATATATAGATCCATTCACAGGAGAAGAGGTAAAGAAAAAGAAAAAGAGATGA
- the ltrA gene encoding group II intron reverse transcriptase/maturase: protein MLMEQILSRENLLNAIKRVERNKGKHGVDEMPVTALRGHIMLNWNDLRKSLSEGTYIPSPVRRVEIPKSDGKGKRKLGIPTVTDRFIQQAITQVLTKIYDPGFSECSFGFRPNRRTHQAVKLAQSYIEEGYRWVVDIDLEKFFDKVNHDRLMSKLATRIKDRTLQRIIRRFLTSGVMEGGLVSPNLEGTPQGGPLSPLLSNIVLDELDKELERKGHRFVRYADDCNIYVKSKRAGERVMKAMTQFIEGKLKLKVNREKSAVDRPWKRKFLGFSFTNNRKPKVRISPQSIKRFKDKIRKLTSRRRSIAMEDRLFKLNEYLVGWVNYYHLADTRSVIVKLEGWLNRRLRMIRWKEWKLPRTKVKRLIELGIPKWKAHEWGNTRKAYWRISKSPILHKTLGKAYWLSLGLKSITARYDLQRST, encoded by the coding sequence ATGTTAATGGAACAAATCCTGTCACGGGAAAACCTACTTAACGCAATTAAGAGAGTAGAAAGGAACAAGGGAAAGCATGGAGTGGATGAAATGCCAGTTACTGCTCTTCGCGGACATATTATGCTCAATTGGAATGATCTACGCAAATCCCTTTCCGAGGGAACCTATATCCCTTCCCCTGTCCGTCGAGTCGAAATCCCGAAATCAGATGGCAAAGGGAAGAGGAAACTAGGAATCCCAACCGTGACAGACCGTTTCATTCAACAGGCAATTACCCAAGTGCTTACCAAAATATACGACCCTGGATTCTCTGAATGTAGCTTTGGTTTTCGCCCAAACAGGCGAACGCATCAAGCAGTCAAGCTGGCTCAAAGCTACATAGAAGAAGGATATAGATGGGTAGTGGACATCGACCTCGAGAAGTTCTTTGACAAGGTCAATCATGATAGATTAATGAGTAAGTTAGCTACGAGGATTAAAGACAGAACTTTACAAAGAATAATTAGACGCTTTCTAACCTCAGGCGTTATGGAAGGCGGACTTGTCAGTCCAAACCTTGAAGGCACACCGCAAGGCGGACCACTAAGCCCATTACTTTCAAATATTGTTTTGGATGAGCTAGATAAAGAGTTGGAACGCAAAGGGCACCGTTTTGTCCGATACGCCGATGATTGTAATATCTACGTGAAATCTAAAAGAGCCGGTGAAAGGGTTATGAAAGCTATGACTCAATTTATCGAAGGGAAACTTAAGTTAAAGGTTAACAGAGAGAAAAGTGCTGTAGACCGACCTTGGAAAAGAAAATTCCTCGGATTCAGCTTTACAAATAACCGAAAACCGAAGGTGAGAATATCACCTCAATCAATAAAACGGTTTAAAGATAAAATAAGGAAACTTACAAGCAGACGTAGATCAATAGCTATGGAAGATAGACTTTTTAAACTTAACGAATATCTCGTTGGATGGGTTAACTACTACCATTTAGCTGACACTCGTTCTGTAATCGTTAAACTTGAAGGATGGCTTAACCGAAGATTAAGAATGATTCGCTGGAAGGAATGGAAACTCCCGCGTACAAAGGTCAAGAGACTCATCGAACTGGGTATACCGAAATGGAAAGCACACGAATGGGGCAATACGAGGAAGGCTTATTGGAGAATATCCAAAAGTCCTATACTACACAAAACACTAGGGAAAGCATATTGGCTTTCCCTTGGATTGAAAAGTATTACTGCGAGATATGATTTACAACGTTCGACATAA
- a CDS encoding gamma carbonic anhydrase family protein: MLYGYNGKRPNVHETVFVAPGAHLIGDVTVGKESTVWFNAVLRGDEGPITIGERCSIQDNVTCHLYEGSPLIIKDEVTVGHNAILHGCTIENRCIIGMGSTVLDGAVIGEESIIGANTLIPSGKIIPPRSLVVGSPGKVIREITEKDLQLIQLSIDTYVQKGKEFKQELA, from the coding sequence ATGTTATATGGCTATAACGGAAAACGACCAAATGTACATGAGACCGTTTTTGTCGCTCCTGGAGCACATTTAATAGGAGATGTAACAGTGGGAAAAGAATCTACAGTTTGGTTTAATGCTGTTCTTCGAGGTGATGAAGGTCCTATTACTATTGGGGAGCGATGTAGTATACAAGATAATGTCACTTGTCATCTTTACGAAGGTTCACCTTTAATTATTAAGGATGAAGTTACAGTCGGTCACAATGCTATTTTACATGGATGTACTATTGAAAATAGATGTATTATAGGGATGGGATCCACTGTATTGGATGGGGCTGTTATTGGTGAGGAAAGCATAATTGGAGCAAATACTCTTATTCCCTCTGGAAAAATCATACCTCCTAGGTCACTAGTAGTCGGTTCTCCAGGAAAAGTTATAAGAGAAATTACAGAAAAAGACTTACAATTAATTCAGCTTTCGATTGATACATATGTGCAAAAAGGAAAAGAATTTAAGCAGGAGCTTGCTTAG
- a CDS encoding NAD(P)H-dependent flavin oxidoreductase, with protein sequence MNKLLGILDVQYPIIQGGMGNISNAILTSAVSEAGGLGTIGAGTMTPEEVESIIIETKNRTNKSFALNVALTVSPYPREMLQLAIKYKLKAVSLSAGNPSPYIGKLKEHGIKVLTVVASCKQAKKAENAGADIVVAEGYEAAGINSNLETTTFVLIPQIVDSVRIPVIAAGGIGDGRGLVAAMALGASGVQIGTRLIATSDSPFHLHYKTKIVDSKDDETIIVGRSVGRIRRVLKTPYSQYLLSKEEEGITLEQFNELTTEEKHILGAIKGNLNSGFINSGQIAGLISDLPTVKQLFQNMIKEGKNVITDIKNNLH encoded by the coding sequence GTGAATAAGTTATTAGGCATATTAGACGTTCAATATCCAATCATTCAAGGTGGTATGGGGAATATAAGTAATGCGATATTAACTTCTGCTGTCTCTGAAGCAGGGGGATTAGGGACGATTGGAGCAGGTACGATGACTCCAGAAGAAGTAGAGAGTATTATTATAGAAACTAAAAATCGCACGAATAAATCATTTGCATTAAATGTAGCATTAACAGTATCTCCTTATCCGAGAGAGATGTTACAGCTTGCTATTAAATACAAACTAAAGGCGGTTTCTTTATCAGCTGGAAACCCTTCGCCATACATTGGGAAGCTAAAGGAACATGGAATAAAGGTTTTAACTGTAGTGGCATCTTGCAAACAAGCAAAAAAGGCTGAAAATGCTGGAGCGGACATAGTCGTTGCGGAAGGTTATGAAGCTGCTGGAATTAACTCTAACTTAGAAACTACAACTTTTGTTTTAATTCCTCAAATTGTTGATAGTGTTAGAATTCCAGTCATCGCGGCTGGTGGGATTGGTGACGGCAGAGGCCTTGTTGCAGCAATGGCCCTTGGTGCCAGTGGAGTACAAATAGGAACAAGACTAATTGCTACGAGTGATTCACCATTTCATCTTCATTATAAAACCAAAATTGTAGACTCTAAAGATGATGAAACAATTATTGTAGGAAGAAGTGTCGGTAGAATACGGAGAGTACTAAAAACGCCATACTCACAATATTTATTATCTAAAGAAGAGGAAGGAATTACGTTAGAACAATTTAATGAATTGACTACGGAAGAAAAACATATATTAGGAGCAATAAAAGGTAACTTAAATAGCGGATTTATAAATAGTGGGCAAATCGCTGGTTTAATTAGTGACTTACCAACAGTTAAACAATTATTTCAAAATATGATAAAAGAAGGAAAAAACGTCATTACCGATATTAAGAATAATTTACACTGA
- a CDS encoding ABC transporter substrate-binding protein yields the protein MKKISMKLLVLILASAIVLAGCNSSTTGNNDEVVIGVTQIVEHPSLDAAFDGFKKALEDNGYKDGENVKYDVQIAQGEQSNSVSIANNFVADKVDLIFANSTPSAQTALQATKEEGVIPVLFTSVTDPVGAGLIEAFDKPGANITGTSDNHPESISNTIEFMINELNVKKIGVLYNAGEQNSIVQVEAVEEVAKNNGAEIVTASVSTSAEVKQAAESLIGRVDAIYVPTDNTVVSAFQTVVTVANEQKLPLFAGELDSMEQGAVAASGFSYYDLGYQTGLMAVQILKGEKKPSDIPAAYPESFKLVINKAAAEAQGVELKDSWKDIAEIFEGN from the coding sequence TTGAAAAAAATTAGTATGAAATTATTAGTTCTTATTTTAGCTAGTGCTATAGTACTGGCGGGGTGTAACAGCTCGACAACTGGCAATAACGACGAGGTAGTTATCGGAGTTACCCAAATAGTAGAGCACCCATCACTGGATGCGGCATTTGATGGATTTAAAAAAGCACTAGAAGACAATGGCTATAAAGACGGGGAAAATGTTAAGTACGATGTTCAAATTGCACAAGGTGAACAAAGTAATAGTGTATCGATAGCTAATAACTTTGTCGCTGATAAAGTAGATTTAATTTTTGCTAACTCTACTCCTAGTGCACAAACAGCACTTCAAGCAACGAAAGAAGAAGGGGTTATTCCAGTTCTATTTACATCTGTAACAGATCCAGTTGGTGCCGGCCTTATTGAGGCGTTTGACAAACCGGGAGCGAATATAACTGGTACTTCAGATAATCATCCGGAATCGATTTCGAACACGATTGAATTTATGATTAATGAATTAAATGTTAAAAAAATTGGTGTTTTATATAATGCCGGTGAACAAAACTCTATTGTACAAGTAGAAGCTGTGGAAGAGGTTGCTAAAAATAATGGAGCAGAAATTGTTACCGCTTCTGTCTCTACTTCAGCAGAAGTAAAGCAAGCGGCTGAATCATTAATAGGTCGTGTTGATGCAATATATGTACCTACAGACAATACAGTTGTTTCAGCATTTCAAACGGTAGTAACAGTAGCAAATGAACAAAAACTACCTCTTTTTGCTGGGGAACTAGATTCTATGGAACAAGGAGCAGTTGCTGCAAGTGGTTTTAGTTATTATGACCTTGGCTACCAAACAGGCTTAATGGCTGTACAAATTTTAAAAGGTGAAAAGAAACCGTCTGATATACCAGCGGCATATCCAGAGAGCTTTAAACTAGTAATTAACAAAGCAGCTGCAGAAGCCCAAGGGGTAGAACTGAAAGATTCGTGGAAAGACATAGCAGAAATTTTTGAAGGTAATTAA
- a CDS encoding ABC transporter permease, whose amino-acid sequence MPVAIFGSFEAGIIYAIMALGVYLSFRVLDFPDLTVDGSFVTGAAVAATMIINGVNPILSTIVAMFIGFLAGCLTGILHTFGKINALLSGILMMIALYSINLRIMGRSNVPLLNNETIFTQIRGLWEKTGIDPFLNNIFHSIGLGSFAPRTWAILFSMILVTLLIKFLIDWFLKTEIGLAVRATGDNKKMIRSFSANTNGLTILGLGISNAMVALSGALIAQYGGFADVGMGIGMIIIGLASVIIGEALFGTKSIARTTLAVIGGAIIYRIVVTMALRVDFLDTGDMKLITATIVIFALVTPKIIDNFKDRKRKKQKMLQLSTLNRKEDPNVTTNSD is encoded by the coding sequence ATGCCAGTAGCGATATTCGGTTCATTTGAAGCTGGAATCATCTACGCAATCATGGCCCTAGGGGTGTATTTATCCTTTAGGGTCCTTGATTTTCCTGACCTAACAGTAGATGGCAGTTTTGTAACAGGGGCAGCAGTTGCTGCCACGATGATTATTAATGGCGTTAACCCAATACTATCTACAATTGTTGCGATGTTTATAGGTTTTCTAGCTGGATGTTTAACAGGGATATTACATACGTTTGGTAAAATTAATGCACTACTTTCCGGAATATTAATGATGATCGCCTTATATTCTATCAATTTACGAATAATGGGTCGTTCCAATGTGCCGTTATTAAACAACGAGACTATTTTTACACAAATTAGAGGCTTATGGGAAAAAACCGGTATCGATCCTTTCTTGAATAATATTTTTCATTCTATCGGCTTAGGAAGTTTCGCCCCTAGAACTTGGGCTATCCTTTTCTCCATGATACTAGTAACTCTTCTCATTAAGTTTTTGATAGATTGGTTCCTCAAAACGGAAATAGGGCTTGCCGTTAGAGCTACAGGAGATAATAAAAAGATGATTCGTAGCTTTTCAGCCAATACGAACGGATTAACTATTCTTGGCCTTGGAATTTCAAATGCAATGGTGGCTTTGTCAGGAGCTCTAATTGCACAATACGGTGGCTTTGCCGACGTAGGTATGGGAATTGGAATGATTATTATCGGATTAGCATCTGTAATTATCGGTGAAGCTTTATTCGGAACTAAATCCATTGCTAGAACTACTTTAGCAGTAATTGGAGGAGCAATCATTTACCGAATTGTTGTTACGATGGCTCTCCGAGTAGACTTTCTAGATACAGGTGATATGAAACTCATTACTGCTACGATCGTTATTTTTGCATTAGTAACTCCTAAAATAATCGATAACTTTAAAGATAGAAAAAGAAAAAAACAAAAAATGCTACAACTTTCTACTTTAAATAGAAAGGAGGACCCTAATGTTACAACTAACTCAGATTAA
- a CDS encoding ABC transporter ATP-binding protein: protein MLQLTQINKIFNEGTLDEKVALDHINLTLNKGDFVTIIGSNGAGKSTLMNMISGALTPDTGAVEINNQNVTYLSEHKRAKYIGRVFQDPMAGTAPTMTIEENLAMAYSRNKRRTFKIGVNKQRKDYFREVLETLHLGLEDRLSAKVGLLSGGERQALSLLMATFTEPSILLLDEHTAALDPSRAELITKLTKEIVEKYNLTTLMVTHNMQQALDLGNRLIMMDKGQIILQVEETKKKDLTIDQLLHEFQRIRGTKMNSDRALLS, encoded by the coding sequence ATGTTACAACTAACTCAGATTAACAAAATTTTTAATGAAGGAACATTGGACGAAAAGGTAGCACTTGATCATATAAACTTAACATTAAATAAAGGCGATTTCGTTACTATTATTGGAAGTAACGGTGCAGGAAAATCGACTTTAATGAATATGATTTCTGGGGCACTTACTCCTGACACAGGGGCAGTAGAGATAAATAATCAAAATGTGACGTATTTATCTGAACATAAAAGAGCTAAATATATTGGGCGTGTCTTCCAAGACCCAATGGCAGGGACAGCACCTACGATGACAATTGAAGAAAATTTAGCGATGGCGTATTCACGGAACAAACGACGTACGTTCAAAATAGGTGTTAATAAGCAAAGAAAAGATTATTTTCGAGAAGTACTAGAAACATTACATCTCGGACTAGAAGATCGTTTATCTGCCAAAGTAGGGCTACTATCAGGAGGAGAACGCCAAGCACTATCATTATTAATGGCTACTTTTACAGAACCGTCTATTTTATTGTTAGACGAACATACGGCAGCGCTTGATCCGTCCCGCGCTGAATTAATAACAAAATTAACGAAGGAAATAGTAGAAAAATATAACCTTACAACATTAATGGTTACTCATAATATGCAACAGGCATTAGATCTTGGTAACCGACTAATTATGATGGATAAAGGGCAAATTATTTTACAAGTAGAAGAAACAAAGAAAAAAGACCTAACAATCGATCAATTACTACATGAATTCCAACGCATACGTGGCACGAAAATGAACAGTGACCGAGCATTACTTTCGTAA